From one Eucalyptus grandis isolate ANBG69807.140 chromosome 9, ASM1654582v1, whole genome shotgun sequence genomic stretch:
- the LOC104424893 gene encoding probable polyol transporter 4, whose protein sequence is MGSAGTGENGRADSQKGVNEYKKMGSEIEDGDFEDDLVHYQQQLERRKSTRRYVFACAVFVSLNTAVLGYDGGVMSGAIIFIQEDLRISDVQIEVLIGCLSVISLFGSIAGGRTSDIIGRKWTMALAAVVFQVGMAVMTFADSFRVLMIGRLLAGVGMGFGGMITSLYIAEISPAISRGTLTSFPEIFVNLGILLGYISNYVFAGLSVHINWRVMLGVGILPSVIIGFALFVIPESPRWLVMQNRVDEARLVLLKTHEDEKEAEERLAEIQLAAGASNNAKYGEKAVWRELLCPSPLLRRMLITGVGIQCFQQITGIDAIVYYSPEIFKDAGMKGNSSLLAATVAVGVTKTAFVLVAIFLIDKLGRKPLLYICTIGMTVCLFSVGVSLSLLKEGAAGVVPLLAILSVCSSVAFFSVGIGPISWVLSSEIFPLRYRAQASALGAAGNRVCSGLISMSFLSVSRAITVAGTFFLFAAMSAASVAFVYALVPETKGRSLEQIESLFQNPHDWKGSHLEMEDVEHLVQK, encoded by the exons ATGGGATCGGCGGGAACCGGAGAAAATGGGAGGGCAGATTCACAGAAGGGTGTGAACGAGTACAAGAAAATGGGTTCCGAGATCGAGGACGGTGATTTTGAGGACGATTTGGTTCATTACCAGCAGCAGTTGGAGAGGAGGAAAAGTACCAGGAGATATGTTTTTGCCTGTGCAGTCTTCGTTTCTCTCAACACCGCCGTCCTAGGTTATG ATGGAGGTGTCATGAGTGGAGCAATTATATTCATTCAGGAAGATCTCAGAATAAGTGATGTTCAGATAGAAGTCCTCATTGGTTGTTTGAGCGTAATTTCACTCTTCGGTAGCATAGCTGGTGGCCGGACATCGGATATTATAGGTAGAAAATGGACGATGGCATTAGCTGCTGTTGTCTTCCAAGTGGGCATGGCTGTTATGACCTTTGCTGATTCATTTCGAGTACTAATGATAGGAAGATTGCTGGCTGGGGTTGGAATGGGTTTCGGAGGCATGATAACTTCACTGTACATTGCCGAGATTTCACCAGCCATCAGTCGGGGCACACTAACCTCTTTTCCAGAGATCTTCGTGAATTTAGGAATCCTACTCGGTTATATATCAAACTATGTATTTGCAGGCCTTTCGGTGCACATAAACTGGAGGGTCATGCTTGGAGTTGGAATTTTACCATCAGTCATCATCGGTTTTGCACTCTTTGTTATCCCTGAATCACCAAGATGGTTGGTCATGCAGAACCGAGTTGATGAAGCAAGATTGGTTCTTTTAAAGACACATGAAGATGAGAAAGAGGCTGAAGAAAGGCTCGCAGAAATTCAATTGGCTGCTGGAGCCAGTAATAATGCGAAATATGGAGAGAAAGCTGTGTGGCGTGAACTGCTGTGCCCTTCTCCTCTTCTACGACGGATGCTAATCACAGGTGTTGGAATCCAGTGCTTCCAGCAGATAACGGGCATAGATGCTATTGTGTATTACAGCCCAGAGATTTTTAAAGATGCTGGAATGAAAGGTAATTCAAGTCTTCTTGCAGCGACTGTTGCTGTGGGCGTTACCAAGACTGCTTTTGTACTGGTCGCAATATTTCTGATTGACAAGCTTGGGAGGAAGCCGTTGCTTTATATTTGCACAATAGGCATGACTGTTTGCTTGTTCAGTGTcggtgtctctctctctttgctaaaGGAAGGAGCGGCTGGGGTAGTGCCTTTGCTGGCGATTCTTTCTGTTTGCAGTAGTGTAGCTTTCTTTTCTGTTGGAATCGGCCCTATTTCTTGGGTATTGTCCTCAGAAATATTCCCTTTGAGGTATCGTGCTCAAGCATCAGCGCTCGGGGCGGCTGGCAATAGGGTGTGCAGTGGGCTCATCTCCATGTCCTTCCTCTCTGTTTCTCGAGCAATCACAGTGGCAGGAaccttctttttatttgctGCAATGTCAGCTGCTTCTGTTGCATTTGTTTACGCGCTTGTCCCAGAAACAAAAGGGAGATCATTGGAGCAGATCGAGTCACTGTTTCAGAACCCACATGATTGGAAAGGAAGCCACCTCGAGATGGAAGATGTTGAGCATCTTGTGCAGAAATAG
- the LOC104424892 gene encoding probable polyol transporter 4 — protein MGSVGAGENGSAGSVRNKNRAVESEVNDDGFNDSPTGYQYPSEIRGKSNRRFYVFACAVLASLNTVLLGYDVGVMSGAIIFIQEDLKITEVQTEVLVGCLSVVSLFGSLVGGRTSDIIGRKWTMASGSIVFQVGVTVMTFADSFQALMIGRLLTGVGMGIGAVITSVYIAEISPSISRGSLTSFPEIFVNIGILLGYVSNYAFSGLSVHINWRVMLGIGILPSAFIGFALFVIPESPRWLVMQNRVNEARVVLFRTSGDESKVEERLAVIQLAAGASNNPQKQGEKAVWRELLSPSPSLRWMLITGVGLQCFQQLTGTDALVYYSPEIFKDAGIKGNSNLLAATVAVGIAKTIFVLVATFLLDKLGRKPLLYISTIGMTICLFSVGVSLSLLKGGVAGAAPGLAVLSVCGTLAFFSIGIAPICWVLTSEIFPLRYRAQAVALGAAANRMCSGLVSMSFLSVSHTITVAGTFFVFAVMSALSVAFVHLVVPETKGKSLEQIESLFQDRCSWKGGYVEIEDVEEHVHH, from the exons atgGGATCGGTTGGAGCTGGAGAAAATGGGAGTGCAGGTTCAGTTAGGAATAAGAACAGGGCGGTGGAGTCTGAGGTCAACGATGATGGCTTCAATGACAGCCCGACGGGTTATCAGTATCCGTCGGAGATCCGAGGGAAGAGTAACAGAAGATTCTATGTGTTTGCTTGTGCAGTTCTTGCTTCTCTCAACACTGTTCTCCTCGGCTATG ATGTTGGTGTCATGAGTGGAGCAATTATTTTCATTCAGGAAGATTTAAAAATAACTGAGGTTCAGACAGAAGTCCTTGTTGGATGTTTAAGTGTAGTTTCGCTCTTCGGTAGCTTAGTTGGTGGCAGAACATCAGACATTATCGGCCGAAAATGGACAATGGCTTCAGGTTCTATTGTCTTCCAAGTGGGGGTCACTGTTATGACTTTCGCAGATTCATTTCAAGCACTGATGATAGGGAGATTGCTGACTGGTGTTGGGATGGGCATCGGGGCTGTGATAACGTCGGTTTACATTGCCGAGATTTCGCCATCCATCAGTAGGGGAAGCCTGACCTCATTTCCGGAGATCTTTGTGAACATAGGAATTCTACTTGGTTATGTCTCAAACTATGCATTTTCAGGCCTATCCGTACACATTAATTGGAGGGTCATGCTTGGAATTGGGATTTTGCCCTCCGCTTTTATCGGTTTTGCACTTTTTGTGATCCCCGAGTCACCAAGGTGGTTGGTCATGCAGAACCGAGTCAATGAAGCAAGAGTGGTGCTTTTTAGGACAAGTGGAGATGAGAGTAAAGTGGAAGAGAGGCTCGCAGTAATACAATTAGCGGCTGGGGCTAGTAACAATCCACAGAAGCAAGGAGAGAAAGCTGTGTGGCGTGAACTGTTGAGCCCTTCTCCTTCTCTACGCTGGATGCTAATCACAGGCGTAGGACTCCAGTGTTTCCAACAGTTAACGGGCACGGATGCTTTAGTGTACTACAGCCCGGAGATTTTTAAAGATGCCGGAATAAAGGGTAATTCGAATCTACTAGCGGCTACTGTTGCTGTGGGCATTGCGAAGACTATATTTGTACTGGTTGCTACATTTCTGTTAGACAAACTTGGAAGGAAACCTTTGCTTTATATTAGCACGATCGGCATGACAATTTGCCTGTTCAGTGTgggagtctctctctctctacttaaGGGAGGAGTGGCTGGCGCTGCACCTGGATTGGCAGTACTATCTGTTTGTGGTACTCTAGCTTTCTTCTCGATAGGAATCGCCCCTATTTGCTGGGTGCTAACCTCGGAGATTTTCCCTTTGAGGTATCGTGCTCAAGCAGTGGCGCTTGGGGCGGCTGCTAATAGGATGTGCAGTGGGCTTGTCAGTATGTCCTTCCTCTCAGTTTCTCACACAATCACGGTAGCTGGCACGTTTTTTGTGTTTGCTGTGATGTCAGCTCTTTCAGTTGCGTTTGTTCACTTGGTCGTTCCAGAAACCAAAGGAAAATCGCTGGAGCAGATTGAGTCACTATTTCAGGATCGCTGTAGTTGGAAAGGAGGCTATGTCGAGATTGAAGATGTCGAGGAACATGTGCACCACTAG